A genomic segment from Kyrpidia tusciae DSM 2912 encodes:
- a CDS encoding methionine gamma-lyase family protein, which produces MSTIHTEGPHSDRQEDFTRIAETIEDRIARRRRAIERTAMMNQERVLEAFRHYRVADVHLRGSTGYGYNDRGREILDGIYARVFGAEAALVRPQIVSGTHALALALYGVLRPGDRLVYATGEPYDTLRTVIGKGTGQSEGTLVEWGITYTQVDLTSDNRVDLDALEKVLSAVPVRMVVLQRSGGYSGRRALSVDELEQAISLVKKIQPEAVVLVDNCYGEFTETREPTEVGADLAAGSLIKNPGGGLAPTGGYVVGRKDLVHAAACRLTAPGVGEEAGPTGAEWRLFYQGFFLAPHVVSQALQSAVFGAALFETLGFPTQPRWNDPRSDLVQQFDLPSAEAVLTFCQAIQSASPVDSYVVLEPWAMPGYPDPVVMAAGTFVQGGSLELSADAPMRPPYRVFVQGGLTYEHGKLAYLHAARSLRSSGFLPKSERA; this is translated from the coding sequence GTGAGCACCATTCACACAGAAGGTCCACACAGCGATCGCCAGGAGGATTTCACGCGGATCGCAGAAACAATCGAAGACCGGATTGCCCGGCGCCGCCGCGCCATTGAACGCACGGCCATGATGAATCAAGAGAGGGTACTGGAAGCCTTTCGGCACTACCGCGTCGCCGATGTGCACCTGCGGGGATCCACGGGTTATGGGTACAACGACCGGGGCCGCGAAATTCTCGATGGCATCTATGCCCGGGTCTTCGGGGCGGAGGCCGCTTTGGTGCGCCCTCAGATCGTGTCCGGCACCCATGCCCTGGCCCTGGCACTGTATGGCGTTCTTCGCCCCGGGGATCGGTTGGTCTATGCAACCGGAGAGCCGTATGACACGTTGCGCACCGTGATCGGGAAGGGAACCGGTCAAAGTGAGGGTACATTGGTGGAGTGGGGGATAACCTATACACAGGTGGATTTGACATCGGATAACCGGGTGGACCTGGACGCGTTAGAGAAGGTACTGTCCGCGGTCCCCGTTCGTATGGTGGTGTTGCAGCGCTCCGGGGGTTATTCGGGTCGCCGGGCTCTTTCGGTGGACGAGCTCGAACAGGCCATCTCCTTGGTCAAGAAAATCCAACCGGAGGCGGTGGTTCTCGTGGACAACTGCTACGGAGAGTTCACCGAAACCCGGGAACCCACTGAAGTTGGGGCAGACTTGGCCGCGGGCTCGTTGATCAAAAATCCTGGGGGGGGATTGGCGCCCACCGGCGGGTACGTGGTCGGGCGAAAAGATCTCGTCCATGCGGCCGCTTGCCGCTTGACAGCCCCGGGAGTGGGGGAAGAGGCCGGGCCCACGGGCGCGGAATGGCGCCTGTTTTACCAGGGATTTTTCCTCGCCCCTCACGTGGTTTCCCAAGCGCTGCAATCCGCGGTGTTCGGTGCCGCCCTCTTTGAAACTTTGGGCTTTCCAACCCAGCCCCGGTGGAATGATCCCCGAAGCGATCTGGTCCAGCAGTTCGACCTGCCATCGGCGGAGGCCGTGCTGACGTTCTGCCAGGCCATCCAGTCCGCATCTCCGGTGGATTCCTACGTCGTCCTCGAGCCCTGGGCCATGCCCGGGTATCCCGACCCGGTGGTCATGGCCGCGGGGACTTTCGTCCAAGGCGGATCCCTGGAACTGTCTGCGGATGCCCCCATGCGCCCCCCGTACCGGGTTTTTGTCCAGGGTGGTTTAACCTACGAACACGGTAAACTTGCTTATCTGCACGCGGCCCGGTCCTTGCGTTCCTCCGGCTTTCTCCCTAAAAGTGAGCGGGCCTAA
- a CDS encoding MerR family transcriptional regulator yields MSDDVRRNLALFPIGIVQKLTELSARQIRYYEQQGLIQPIRTKGNQRLFSFRDVERLLEIKKLIDQGLNIAGIKKALGPAEKPTDVEDLPKEERLAVEGNRNLTDRDLHELLKKELIAQLERPGRPASLIQGELSRFFR; encoded by the coding sequence ATGTCAGATGATGTGCGGCGCAATTTGGCCCTGTTTCCCATCGGGATCGTACAGAAGTTGACCGAGTTGAGCGCTAGGCAGATTCGCTATTATGAACAGCAGGGATTGATTCAACCCATTCGCACCAAGGGCAATCAGCGCCTTTTTTCTTTCCGGGACGTCGAACGCCTGCTCGAGATCAAGAAACTGATCGATCAAGGTCTGAATATCGCGGGGATTAAAAAGGCCTTGGGACCGGCCGAAAAACCCACCGATGTCGAAGACCTTCCGAAGGAAGAGCGACTTGCGGTGGAAGGGAATCGCAACCTCACGGACCGGGACTTGCACGAGTTGCTGAAAAAAGAGCTCATCGCCCAATTGGAGCGACCGGGTAGACCGGCGTCGCTGATCCAAGGCGAGCTCTCCCGGTTTTTCCGTTAA
- the glnA gene encoding type I glutamate--ammonia ligase, protein MPRQYTREDIMRMVKEENVRYIRLQFTDLLGIIKNVEIPVSQLPKALDNKIMFDGSSIEGFVRIEESDMYLYPDLNTWLIFPWIGGDGGRVARLICDIYLPDGTPFPGDPRGILKRVLRQAQDMGFSTMNVGPEPEFFLFKMDESGSPTTEVNDQGGYFDLAPVDLGENCRREIVLALEQMGFEIEASHHEVAPGQHEIDFKYADAVSAADNIMTFKLVVKTIARQLGLHATFMPKPVFGINGSGMHTHQSLFQGSENAFYDERDEFGLSETAKQYLAGILAHARAFTAIANPTVNSYKRLVPGYEAPVYIAWSFQNRSPLVRVPASRGLSTRIEVRSPDPSANPYLALAAMLAAGLDGIRNRMPLPEPVNRNIYVMTESERVQAGILTLPASLKEALDELSRDEVIVNALGEHAFTHFVEAKLIEWDMFRTAVHPWERDQYLNLY, encoded by the coding sequence ATGCCACGCCAGTACACACGCGAAGACATTATGCGAATGGTCAAAGAAGAGAACGTCCGTTATATTCGCCTCCAATTTACTGACTTGCTCGGTATTATCAAAAACGTCGAAATCCCGGTGAGTCAGTTGCCCAAAGCCCTGGACAACAAGATCATGTTCGACGGTTCGTCGATCGAAGGTTTCGTCCGCATCGAGGAATCGGACATGTATTTGTATCCGGATCTCAACACGTGGCTGATATTTCCCTGGATCGGGGGAGACGGAGGGCGAGTGGCTCGGCTGATTTGCGATATTTACCTTCCGGACGGCACCCCCTTCCCCGGAGATCCTCGGGGAATTCTCAAACGAGTCCTGCGCCAAGCCCAGGACATGGGTTTCTCCACCATGAACGTCGGGCCGGAACCGGAGTTTTTCTTATTTAAGATGGACGAGAGCGGCAGCCCCACCACCGAAGTGAACGACCAAGGGGGATACTTTGATCTGGCTCCGGTAGACCTGGGGGAAAACTGCCGCCGGGAGATCGTATTGGCTTTGGAACAGATGGGCTTTGAAATCGAGGCCTCCCATCACGAGGTGGCGCCTGGCCAGCATGAAATCGACTTTAAATATGCCGATGCCGTGTCGGCGGCGGACAATATCATGACCTTTAAGTTGGTGGTCAAGACGATCGCCCGGCAGCTCGGTCTGCACGCCACCTTCATGCCAAAACCGGTGTTCGGGATTAACGGATCCGGGATGCACACCCATCAATCTCTGTTCCAGGGAAGCGAGAATGCGTTCTACGATGAACGGGACGAGTTCGGCCTGAGTGAAACGGCGAAACAGTACCTGGCGGGAATCCTCGCCCATGCCCGGGCGTTCACCGCCATCGCCAACCCTACGGTGAACTCTTACAAGCGCTTGGTGCCAGGATACGAGGCGCCGGTTTACATCGCGTGGTCGTTCCAGAATCGGAGCCCCTTGGTGAGAGTGCCCGCTTCCCGGGGCTTGAGCACCCGGATCGAAGTGCGCAGCCCCGACCCGTCGGCCAATCCGTACCTGGCCTTGGCGGCCATGCTGGCTGCGGGACTGGATGGGATCCGCAACCGTATGCCCTTGCCGGAACCGGTCAATCGCAACATTTACGTGATGACGGAAAGCGAACGCGTGCAGGCCGGGATTTTGACGCTGCCTGCCAGTTTGAAAGAAGCTCTGGATGAGCTGAGCCGGGATGAAGTCATCGTCAATGCCCTGGGAGAACACGCGTTTACACATTTTGTCGAGGCGAAATTGATTGAGTGGGATATGTTCCGCACCGCCGTTCATCCCTGGGAGCGGGACCAGTACTTGAACCTGTATTGA
- a CDS encoding c-type cytochrome — MKRWQGMTLAALPVVLGLVFIIGVFANWFPIQTGRSTEATASGSESGGGSGPVDTSDPGAQIFSQSCASCHGANLEGQTGPKLLGIGSKMNEAQLVEYINDPKPVAGYPPIMPPKGGLQSDDQVKQVAAWLAKQK; from the coding sequence GTGAAGAGATGGCAAGGCATGACTCTGGCTGCCCTACCGGTGGTTCTCGGCCTCGTTTTTATCATCGGAGTATTTGCCAACTGGTTCCCCATTCAAACGGGACGGTCGACCGAGGCCACGGCGAGCGGTTCGGAGTCAGGGGGTGGCTCCGGACCCGTTGATACGAGCGACCCGGGCGCACAGATTTTCTCTCAATCCTGCGCGAGTTGCCACGGAGCGAATTTGGAAGGTCAGACTGGGCCCAAGCTTCTTGGCATCGGGAGCAAGATGAACGAGGCGCAACTGGTGGAGTATATCAACGATCCGAAGCCGGTAGCCGGTTATCCACCGATTATGCCTCCCAAAGGCGGACTCCAGTCCGATGACCAAGTCAAGCAAGTGGCTGCATGGTTGGCGAAGCAAAAGTAA
- the lexA gene encoding transcriptional repressor LexA, whose protein sequence is MFVKLSRRQQDILDFIKKEVREKGYPPSVREIGEAVNLSSSATVHRHLGRLEQMGYIRRDPTKPRAIEILEEDAQTVGPVTMAPVVGRVTAGLPITAVENIEDYFPLPASWTGGDPVFLLRVVGDSMIEAGIFDGDLVVVRQQPTAENGDIVVAMTDEGEATVKRFYQEKDRIRLQPENSTMAPLYYKNVTVLGLVIGLYRSIR, encoded by the coding sequence ATGTTCGTGAAATTGTCAAGAAGGCAGCAGGATATCCTCGATTTCATCAAGAAAGAAGTGAGAGAGAAAGGCTATCCTCCTTCCGTTCGGGAGATCGGCGAGGCGGTGAACTTGTCTTCCAGTGCCACGGTCCACCGTCACTTGGGCCGGCTGGAGCAGATGGGGTACATCCGCCGGGATCCGACGAAACCCAGAGCCATTGAAATTTTGGAGGAGGATGCGCAAACGGTCGGGCCTGTCACCATGGCTCCCGTGGTGGGCCGGGTTACCGCGGGGTTGCCGATCACCGCTGTGGAAAACATCGAGGATTATTTTCCCCTCCCTGCGTCCTGGACCGGGGGAGACCCGGTTTTCTTGCTCAGAGTGGTCGGCGACAGCATGATTGAGGCCGGGATATTTGATGGGGACTTGGTGGTGGTTCGCCAGCAGCCCACCGCCGAGAACGGTGACATTGTGGTGGCGATGACCGACGAAGGAGAAGCCACGGTGAAGCGGTTCTACCAGGAGAAAGATCGCATTCGCCTTCAGCCGGAGAATTCCACCATGGCCCCACTCTATTACAAGAATGTGACAGTTCTCGGCCTCGTGATCGGTCTCTACCGTTCGATTCGATGA
- a CDS encoding LysM peptidoglycan-binding domain-containing protein, producing MGTPLRGLAGDERMEGISLRASRGKARRQACLIPGFSPARESLAWSRTVLGIGVLFLMGLGTAGGVLLHHHPHAEAGEDRSITVQEGDTLWNIASRYAGPDVDRREWIYQLRQMNHLSGESVLYPGMILHLPSVQ from the coding sequence ATGGGAACACCGCTGAGGGGATTGGCCGGGGACGAGAGGATGGAGGGGATCAGCCTCCGGGCGAGCCGGGGAAAAGCCCGGAGACAAGCTTGCCTGATCCCGGGTTTTAGCCCGGCCCGGGAAAGCCTGGCATGGAGCCGGACTGTGCTCGGAATAGGGGTTCTTTTTCTCATGGGGCTGGGGACGGCAGGAGGAGTTTTGTTGCACCACCATCCCCACGCCGAGGCGGGTGAGGACAGAAGCATCACAGTCCAAGAAGGGGACACCCTGTGGAACATCGCGTCGCGGTATGCGGGCCCCGATGTGGATAGGAGAGAGTGGATCTATCAGTTGCGCCAGATGAATCATTTATCAGGAGAAAGTGTCCTTTACCCGGGTATGATTCTTCACTTGCCCTCCGTCCAGTGA
- a CDS encoding DsbA family oxidoreductase produces MRITSYFDYNCVFCYIGRYRLREAAKRTGASIEWVAWSMPEGASPPPKPDDYREGVKRYVRAASEDLGLDIRLMRPVDTRDALTGMYYAREEGVEEAYHQQVFDARFLKGLDVSDRRVLTECAEAAGLSGSRYLNTLDQEKYRALLEADFQRAAGARIWTIPVYEADHRRLEVHHYDQLPTAGGLVDSLKLTGVKAED; encoded by the coding sequence ATGCGAATCACTTCTTATTTCGATTACAATTGCGTGTTTTGTTATATCGGGCGGTATCGCCTGCGGGAGGCCGCAAAACGGACCGGCGCATCCATCGAATGGGTCGCCTGGTCCATGCCCGAGGGTGCATCTCCCCCGCCCAAACCCGATGACTACCGGGAGGGCGTGAAGCGCTATGTCCGGGCGGCTTCTGAAGATCTGGGCCTCGACATTCGCCTCATGAGGCCAGTGGACACCCGAGATGCCCTCACCGGCATGTATTACGCCCGGGAAGAGGGTGTTGAGGAAGCGTATCACCAGCAGGTCTTTGATGCCCGGTTTTTGAAGGGATTGGACGTGTCGGATCGCCGGGTACTGACAGAGTGTGCTGAGGCCGCCGGTCTATCCGGGAGTCGGTATCTGAATACACTGGACCAGGAAAAGTATCGCGCGCTGTTAGAGGCCGACTTCCAGCGCGCGGCAGGCGCGCGAATCTGGACCATCCCGGTTTATGAAGCCGATCACCGTCGGTTGGAGGTTCATCACTACGATCAGTTGCCCACCGCCGGTGGGTTGGTCGACTCGCTCAAGCTTACAGGAGTCAAGGCCGAGGATTGA
- a CDS encoding zinc ribbon domain-containing protein, protein MRELVTVIKTIRIGIHREVHRCKREALERTKDIYNQVIAFYMDFFAAHLNVLDEPVQVRKKDGSIKERRRTNQELLTFAEFHTLATKAHPNPGWPLDEHVPSAKGMPTELRRAAINQAIGKVRSWSSAVKAWEVAPPGKRGREPQLGRPGVPVTFYAGMVEHPAYDLTPRKKKRHTFISLKLHTGQKWEKVSLPVVVHAQAEALLAGSALEKERIAWERKRSKTAQAGSGEEKGDRTWVAKSLTVYGKRDKRYPGGVRYALHIPMEKSVDKPRKAEEQRRANPQMPVVTVDLGANRLAVMGAFVEGRLAATRFVDGRALNHRRHRLLTVIHRKRAQSGQLQPGVQDNANLWNKIRNLDENAAKQTALAIVRFAKKHGAKVIVFEHLRRYRPPKEKMSRSGRKNHKRAYWLRGQIMEWVRDLAFREGILTVERNPAYTSQVCPHCKVLGERQGSRFTCKNPNHRYSADADFVGMMNLYRKWTKTFVYPQRGDDPKPEVA, encoded by the coding sequence GTGAGGGAACTGGTCACGGTCATCAAGACGATCCGGATCGGGATTCACAGGGAGGTCCATCGGTGCAAGAGGGAGGCCCTGGAGAGGACCAAGGACATCTATAACCAGGTGATTGCGTTTTACATGGACTTTTTCGCCGCACATCTGAACGTGTTGGACGAGCCGGTCCAGGTTCGGAAGAAGGACGGGTCTATCAAAGAACGAAGGCGCACCAACCAAGAACTGCTGACCTTCGCGGAGTTTCACACCTTGGCGACCAAAGCCCACCCGAACCCGGGGTGGCCGCTCGACGAACACGTTCCGTCTGCGAAGGGGATGCCGACGGAGTTGCGGCGGGCGGCAATCAACCAGGCCATTGGCAAGGTCCGATCTTGGTCGAGCGCCGTGAAAGCCTGGGAGGTTGCGCCGCCCGGGAAGCGGGGCCGGGAACCGCAACTGGGCAGGCCGGGCGTACCGGTGACGTTTTATGCGGGGATGGTCGAGCACCCCGCGTATGACCTGACCCCGCGGAAGAAAAAGCGGCACACATTCATCAGCTTGAAACTGCACACCGGGCAGAAGTGGGAAAAGGTGTCGCTACCGGTTGTGGTTCACGCCCAGGCCGAAGCGCTTCTCGCCGGGTCCGCCCTGGAGAAAGAACGAATCGCTTGGGAAAGGAAACGTTCAAAGACGGCCCAGGCCGGTTCCGGCGAAGAAAAAGGGGACCGGACATGGGTGGCGAAATCCCTGACGGTGTACGGGAAGAGGGACAAACGATATCCGGGCGGGGTGCGGTATGCGCTGCACATCCCGATGGAGAAATCCGTAGACAAACCCCGGAAGGCCGAGGAACAGCGCCGGGCAAACCCACAGATGCCGGTGGTCACAGTGGACCTGGGGGCCAACCGGTTGGCGGTGATGGGAGCGTTCGTGGAAGGGCGGCTGGCGGCCACGAGGTTCGTGGACGGCCGGGCCTTGAACCATCGCCGGCACCGGCTGTTGACCGTCATTCACCGCAAGCGGGCGCAAAGCGGACAGCTCCAGCCGGGGGTCCAAGACAACGCGAACTTGTGGAACAAGATCCGGAACCTGGACGAGAACGCGGCCAAGCAGACGGCCCTGGCCATTGTCCGGTTCGCGAAGAAGCACGGCGCAAAGGTGATCGTGTTCGAGCACCTGCGTCGGTACCGGCCGCCAAAAGAGAAGATGAGCCGGAGCGGGCGGAAGAACCACAAACGGGCGTACTGGTTGCGCGGACAGATCATGGAATGGGTCCGGGACCTGGCGTTTCGGGAAGGGATTCTGACGGTGGAGCGCAACCCGGCCTACACGTCCCAGGTCTGTCCGCACTGCAAGGTGCTCGGGGAACGCCAGGGCTCGCGGTTCACATGCAAGAACCCGAACCATCGGTACAGCGCGGATGCAGATTTTGTGGGGATGATGAACCTGTACCGGAAATGGACGAAGACATTCGTGTATCCCCAGAGAGGGGATGACCCAAAGCCAGAGGTTGCCTGA
- a CDS encoding IS607 family transposase, with protein sequence MKDTQYLPIGKVAKMLGLSVQTIRRWEKAGKIHSIRSPGNHRLFDVEEVRRLLGKPAGDRTAIYARVSSAKQKADGNLQRQRERLERYAEERGYDVVRVFSEQASGINENRKQLAALFKLAEDGEIDRVLIEYPDRMARFGYRYLERFFESHGVAVESTHKTEPKTSQQELVEDLLTIITVFSARMYGKRSQEFRKKIGQAMKEMGGEGTGHGHQDDPDRDSQGGPSVQEGGPGEDQGHL encoded by the coding sequence ATGAAAGACACACAGTATCTACCGATCGGCAAAGTGGCAAAGATGCTGGGACTGAGCGTGCAGACGATCCGTCGCTGGGAAAAGGCCGGGAAGATTCATTCCATTCGTTCGCCAGGGAACCACAGGTTGTTCGACGTGGAAGAAGTGCGGCGGCTTTTGGGAAAACCGGCCGGGGACCGGACGGCGATCTACGCCCGGGTATCTTCGGCCAAACAAAAGGCGGACGGCAATCTCCAGCGGCAACGGGAACGGCTGGAGCGGTACGCGGAAGAACGCGGGTACGATGTGGTCCGGGTGTTTTCCGAACAGGCGTCGGGAATCAACGAGAACAGGAAACAACTGGCGGCCCTGTTCAAACTCGCCGAAGACGGGGAGATCGACCGGGTGCTGATCGAATACCCGGACAGGATGGCGCGGTTCGGATACCGGTATCTGGAGCGGTTTTTCGAGAGCCACGGGGTGGCGGTCGAGTCCACCCACAAGACCGAGCCGAAGACATCCCAGCAGGAGCTGGTGGAAGATCTGTTGACGATCATCACCGTGTTTTCAGCCCGGATGTACGGCAAGCGGTCGCAGGAGTTCCGGAAAAAGATTGGGCAGGCCATGAAAGAGATGGGAGGTGAGGGAACTGGTCACGGTCATCAAGACGATCCGGATCGGGATTCACAGGGAGGTCCATCGGTGCAAGAGGGAGGCCCTGGAGAGGACCAAGGACATCTATAA
- a CDS encoding DUF542 domain-containing protein, translated as MHTFTGSDQVGDVVARFPKAAEVFKRHRIDFCCGGGRTIHDAAQASGLNEDRILQELSDLYAENANLNEQNVNWANESMGALVDHIVNVHHAYLNTTLPVLGELTTKILRVHGANHGELASVHRLFHSLKMEFEQHLIKEETVVFPKIVEFENQKSDASLEVKNIYTLTLFHANI; from the coding sequence ATGCACACGTTCACCGGAAGTGACCAAGTCGGAGATGTGGTTGCCCGGTTTCCAAAGGCCGCCGAGGTTTTCAAACGGCACAGGATCGACTTCTGTTGCGGGGGCGGACGCACGATTCACGATGCCGCACAAGCGTCGGGGTTGAATGAAGACCGGATTCTTCAAGAATTGAGCGACCTGTACGCAGAAAACGCAAACCTGAATGAACAGAATGTCAACTGGGCCAACGAGTCCATGGGTGCTTTGGTGGACCACATCGTCAATGTCCACCATGCGTATTTGAACACGACGCTTCCTGTGCTGGGAGAGCTCACCACCAAGATACTGCGAGTTCACGGTGCAAATCACGGGGAATTGGCTTCTGTTCATCGTCTCTTTCACAGTCTGAAAATGGAGTTTGAACAACACCTGATCAAGGAAGAGACGGTCGTGTTTCCTAAAATCGTGGAGTTTGAGAACCAAAAGTCCGATGCGTCGTTGGAGGTTAAAAATATATATACATTAACCTTGTTTCATGCTAATATATAG
- the narI gene encoding respiratory nitrate reductase subunit gamma: MGQVWWVIYPYLALAVMVVGTIYRYMYNPLGWGSKSSELLEKRWLRLGSLLFHWGILFVAGGHVIGLLIPKQVHQWLGVSDELYHLSADVLGGLAGFAAWLGVVILLLRRIFNRRVRLNSTPSDYVVLVLLFVVITLGDVVTMGHNNIYGPYEYRDTVGPWVRGLLTLHPDVGLMAQVPLLLQIHVIAAFALFAVSPFSRLVHAWSAPITYPMRAPIQYRSRTRYLDRQEEKSGTPANAGMTEGNRMRSSRQY, encoded by the coding sequence ATGGGACAGGTTTGGTGGGTCATCTACCCGTACTTGGCGTTGGCGGTCATGGTCGTCGGGACCATATACCGGTACATGTATAACCCGCTTGGTTGGGGATCGAAGTCGAGCGAGCTGTTGGAGAAACGGTGGCTGCGGCTGGGGAGTCTGCTATTTCACTGGGGGATCCTGTTTGTCGCCGGCGGTCACGTGATTGGACTCCTGATTCCGAAACAGGTACACCAGTGGCTTGGCGTCTCGGACGAACTGTATCACTTGAGCGCGGATGTGCTCGGGGGACTCGCCGGATTCGCCGCTTGGCTGGGTGTCGTCATCCTGTTGCTGCGCCGGATATTCAATCGCCGGGTGCGCTTGAATTCGACACCGTCGGATTACGTCGTGCTGGTCTTGCTGTTCGTTGTGATCACGCTGGGCGATGTGGTCACCATGGGTCACAATAATATATACGGACCTTATGAGTACCGGGATACTGTGGGGCCGTGGGTGCGCGGACTGCTCACGCTGCATCCGGACGTCGGATTGATGGCTCAGGTTCCGCTGTTGCTCCAGATTCACGTCATCGCTGCGTTCGCCCTCTTCGCCGTATCCCCGTTCAGCAGGCTCGTACATGCCTGGAGCGCGCCGATCACGTATCCCATGCGGGCCCCGATTCAGTACCGTTCCAGGACCCGGTATCTCGATCGGCAAGAGGAGAAATCCGGCACGCCGGCGAATGCGGGTATGACGGAGGGCAACCGCATGCGCTCGTCTCGTCAATACTGA
- the narJ gene encoding nitrate reductase molybdenum cofactor assembly chaperone, translated as MAEQGMAAQCTERDKQAAWRIIAFLLSYPGWAMWREALPEIATWAREVQNPDIGNTLAAVVERFLHTDPLELERTYVETFDFNDKRALYLTAHEFGDSRDRGPALIELRRLLREHGFEEADHELPDHLPLLFEFLAVTAASPDNAELERRLARVCGEIEQALPEGSPYRPVFRCANAILGTTGPAEFRNPSGRCEAADLDELPYPLYYE; from the coding sequence GTGGCTGAACAGGGCATGGCTGCACAGTGCACTGAGAGAGACAAGCAGGCGGCATGGAGGATCATCGCTTTTCTTCTCAGTTATCCGGGATGGGCGATGTGGCGGGAAGCACTGCCTGAGATCGCCACATGGGCTCGGGAAGTCCAGAATCCCGACATCGGGAACACCTTGGCCGCGGTCGTGGAGCGATTTCTTCACACTGATCCGCTCGAGCTGGAACGCACCTATGTCGAGACGTTTGATTTCAACGACAAACGGGCGTTATACCTCACTGCTCACGAATTCGGCGACAGCCGCGACCGCGGCCCGGCGTTGATCGAGTTGCGCAGACTCCTAAGAGAACACGGGTTCGAGGAAGCCGATCATGAACTGCCGGACCATCTACCGCTGTTGTTCGAATTCCTGGCCGTCACAGCCGCCTCACCGGACAACGCGGAACTGGAACGCCGGCTCGCGCGGGTGTGCGGGGAGATTGAACAGGCATTGCCGGAAGGAAGTCCGTACCGGCCGGTGTTCCGATGCGCAAACGCGATCTTGGGGACAACTGGGCCGGCGGAGTTCCGGAACCCGTCCGGTCGGTGCGAGGCGGCGGACCTCGACGAACTGCCCTATCCATTATATTACGAATGA